One Phycisphaerae bacterium RAS2 DNA window includes the following coding sequences:
- a CDS encoding HNH endonuclease, with protein MPGWKCSVNAQATGTTCNVLVLNRHYLAIRVVNVKRAFSLLCRELAEVVHLESGQFLSYDFSEWCELSSLAREFEPDAHDWIRTVRLHIAVPRIIRLAVYDRLPRQAVKFNRRNIYARDGNSCQYCGRRFPTTELSLDHVVPKSLGGKTTWENIVCACLKCNIRKGGRTPEQAGMHLTTVPKKPKRNPVLTVKLSDGRYSSWKAFLDNAYWSVELK; from the coding sequence GTGCCGGGATGGAAGTGCAGCGTGAACGCTCAAGCGACAGGGACAACGTGCAATGTCCTGGTGCTAAACCGGCACTACCTGGCGATTCGCGTCGTGAACGTGAAGCGGGCGTTCAGCCTGCTCTGTCGCGAGCTGGCGGAGGTGGTGCACCTCGAGAGCGGCCAGTTCCTTTCTTACGACTTCTCCGAGTGGTGCGAGCTAAGCTCGCTGGCGCGCGAGTTTGAGCCGGATGCCCACGACTGGATTCGCACGGTGCGGCTGCACATCGCCGTGCCGCGGATCATTCGACTGGCGGTGTACGACCGGCTGCCGCGGCAGGCGGTGAAGTTCAACCGGCGGAACATCTACGCGCGGGATGGCAACAGTTGTCAATATTGCGGCCGGCGCTTCCCGACGACCGAGCTCTCGCTGGATCACGTCGTGCCCAAGAGCCTCGGCGGCAAGACAACGTGGGAGAACATCGTCTGCGCCTGTCTGAAGTGCAACATCCGCAAGGGCGGCCGCACTCCGGAACAGGCCGGCATGCACCTCACGACTGTCCCCAAGAAGCCCAAGCGCAACCCGGTGCTGACCGTGAAGCTGTCGGACGGCCGGTACTCGAGCTGGAAGGCCTTTTTGGACAACGCCTACTGGTCGGTCGAGCTGAAGTAG
- the rlmK gene encoding Ribosomal RNA large subunit methyltransferase K encodes MISPADAHLLETALARRKSLIESGATTAYRILNGAADGLDGVVMERFGPALIVQWHEGRADVPLERMQTIAQAAHDSLGTTGVYLKRFVKDRAAAGTDVDVRHRDATPWIGEATLPDITIDEHGLRFIIRPYDGFSVGLFLEHRDNRRLIRELAAGRRVLNLFAYTCGFSVAAALGGATLVAGADLSRRYLEWGRDNFALNGIDTRTTGDAAAAKPGQGLATRFYASDAFDFFGRAQRQAQQYDLIVLDPPTFSRTRRPARVFELDADLGRLLAGAISLLAPGGQLFFATNYRQMSMKRMEAQLHAAAEACDGPGAPRRAHILKRPALPVDFAGDEEYAKAVLARVD; translated from the coding sequence ATGATCTCCCCGGCCGATGCCCACCTGCTCGAAACCGCACTCGCCCGCCGCAAGTCGCTCATTGAATCCGGCGCGACCACCGCTTATCGAATTCTTAACGGAGCGGCCGACGGGCTGGACGGTGTCGTCATGGAGCGCTTCGGCCCCGCGCTCATCGTCCAATGGCACGAGGGGCGGGCCGATGTCCCGCTCGAACGGATGCAAACCATAGCCCAGGCCGCTCACGATTCGCTGGGTACAACGGGGGTCTATCTCAAGCGATTCGTGAAGGACCGCGCCGCCGCCGGGACCGACGTCGACGTCCGCCATCGCGACGCGACGCCGTGGATCGGCGAGGCGACGCTCCCCGATATCACCATCGACGAACACGGCCTGCGATTCATCATTCGCCCCTACGATGGATTTTCCGTGGGCCTATTCCTTGAGCATCGCGACAATCGTCGCTTGATCCGCGAGCTGGCCGCCGGCCGGCGGGTGTTGAACCTGTTCGCCTACACGTGCGGATTCTCGGTGGCGGCGGCGCTGGGCGGCGCGACCCTCGTGGCCGGCGCGGATCTCTCGCGCCGCTATCTCGAATGGGGGCGCGACAATTTCGCGCTCAACGGCATTGACACGCGCACGACGGGTGATGCGGCGGCGGCAAAGCCGGGCCAGGGCCTGGCGACGCGCTTCTATGCATCCGATGCGTTCGATTTTTTTGGCCGGGCGCAGCGGCAGGCGCAGCAATACGACCTGATCGTGCTCGATCCGCCGACATTCTCACGCACGCGGCGGCCGGCGCGCGTCTTCGAGCTGGATGCCGACCTCGGTCGCCTGCTCGCGGGTGCGATCAGCCTGCTGGCCCCCGGGGGGCAACTGTTCTTCGCGACAAATTACCGACAAATGTCAATGAAGCGCATGGAGGCCCAGCTCCACGCCGCCGCCGAAGCATGCGACGGCCCCGGCGCACCCCGCCGCGCGCACATCCTCAAACGTCCGGCCCTGCCTGTCGACTTCGCCGGCGACGAAGAGTATGCAAAGGCCGTCCTCGCGCGCGTGGACTGA
- a CDS encoding AhpC/TSA family protein, protein MSELRGLEAVSRKLESVGGKLVAISSDTVKEAKGVTTRQKLSYDILSDEKVNVIRALGLFFHESTMDKDTTIPAHYLIDRTGRVAWRWIARKTHDRPDPKDVIAIIEGLE, encoded by the coding sequence ATGTCCGAGCTTCGAGGTCTCGAAGCTGTAAGCAGGAAGCTTGAATCGGTCGGCGGCAAGCTGGTCGCCATTTCGTCGGACACGGTCAAAGAGGCCAAGGGCGTCACGACGCGGCAGAAGTTGAGTTACGACATTCTTAGTGATGAGAAGGTGAACGTGATTCGCGCACTGGGGCTGTTCTTTCATGAATCGACCATGGACAAGGACACGACCATCCCCGCGCACTACCTGATCGACCGCACCGGGCGGGTTGCGTGGCGATGGATCGCGCGCAAGACGCACGACCGGCCCGATCCGAAGGATGTTATCGCGATTATTGAGGGGTTGGAGTAG